One Falco naumanni isolate bFalNau1 chromosome 12, bFalNau1.pat, whole genome shotgun sequence genomic region harbors:
- the SIX3 gene encoding homeobox protein SIX3 — protein MVFRSPLELYPTHFFLPNFAADPHHRSLLLASGGGGGGSGSGSGCSPGAGGGGGGSSRAPHEELSMFQLPTLNFSPEQVASVCETLEETGDIERLGRFLWSLPVAPGACEAINKHESILRARAVVAFHTGNFRDLYHILENHKFTKESHGKLQAMWLEAHYQEAEKLRGRPLGPVDKYRVRKKFPLPRTIWDGEQKTHCFKERTRSLLREWYLQDPYPNPSKKRELAQATGLTPTQVGNWFKNRRQRDRAAAAKNRLQHQAIGQSGMRSLAEPGCPTHSSAESPSTAASPTTSVSSLTERAETGTSILSVTSSDSECDV, from the exons ATGGTGTTCAGGTCCCCGCTAGAGCTTTATCCCACCCATTTCTTCTTGCCAAACTTCGCCGCCGACCCGCACCACCGCTCCCTCCTTCTCgccagcggcggcggcggcggcggcagcggcagcggctCGGGCTGCAGCCCCGGTGCCGGCGGCGGTGGAGGCGGCAGCTCCCGGGCACCCCACGAAGAGTTGTCAATGTTTCAGCTGCCCACACTCAACTTCTCCCCGGAGCAAGTGGCCAGCGTCTGCGAGACGCTGGAGGAGACTGGAGACATAGAGAGGCTGGGGAGGTTCCTCTGGTCGCTGCCGGTGGCGCCGGGGGCATGCGAGGCCATCAACAAGCACGAGTCCATCCTCCGCGCCCGGGCAGTGGTGGCCTTCCACACGGGCAACTTCCGAGACCTCTACCACATCCTGGAGAACCACAAATTCACCAAGGAGTCCCACGGCAAGTTGCAGGCCATGTGGCTCGAAGCGCACTACCAGGAGGCCGAGAAGCTAAGGGGTCGCCCGCTGGGGCCGGTTGATAAATACAGGGTGAGGAAGAAGTTTCCGCTGCCCAGGACCATTTGGGATGGCGAGCAGAAGACGCACTGCTTCAAGGAGAGGACTCGCAGCCTCCTGAGGGAGTGGTACCTGCAGGACCCTTACCCCAACCCCAGCAAGAAAAGGGAACTGGCTCAGGCCACGGGGCTCACCCCCACGCAAGTAGGCAACTGGTTCAAAAACCGAAGGCAAAGAGACAGAGCGGCGGCGGCTAAGAACAG GCTCCAGCACCAGGCGATAGGACAGAGCGGCATGCGGTCGCTGGCAGAGCCCGGCTGCCCGACACACAGCTCGGCCGAGTCTCCGTCCACGGCGGCCAGCCCGACCACCAGCGTCTCCAGTTTGACAGAAAGAGCCGAGACGGGCACCTCCATCCTCTCGGTAACCTCCAGCGACTCGGAATGTGATGTATGA